From Haemorhous mexicanus isolate bHaeMex1 chromosome 1, bHaeMex1.pri, whole genome shotgun sequence, one genomic window encodes:
- the CCN3 gene encoding CCN family member 3 — MATGGGQELPAPLLLLLLLLLRPCEASAGLPAGPEAGGNRRPVRPRDPAPGAALSPQVSGREPACPRSCGGRCPAEPPRCAPGVPAVLDGCSCCLVCARQRGERCSALLPCDESSGLYCDRGPEDGAAAGICMVLEGDNCVFDGMIYRNGETFQPSCKYQCTCRDGQIGCLPRCNLDLLLPGPDCPFPRKVEVPGECCEKWVCDPDDEVILGGFAMAAYRQEATLGIVSDSSANCIEQTTEWSACSTSCGMGFSTRVTNRNQQCEMVKQTRLCMIRPCENEESSDKKGKRCVRTRKAARAVRYEYRNCTSVQAYRPRFCGLCSDGRCCTPHSTRTIHVHFRCPQGNGLKKPMMLINTCVCHSNCPQGNVVFFQPLDPTSSEAKL, encoded by the exons ATGGCGACGGGCGGCGGGCAGGAGCTGCCcgcccccctcctcctcctgctgctgctgctgctccggcCGTGCGAGGCAAGTGCGGGGCTCCCGGCGGGGCCGGAGGCCGGGGGGAACCGGCGGCCGGTCCGGCCCCGTGACCCAGCCCCCGGGGCCGCTCTGTCCCCGCAGGTGAGCGGCCGGGAGCCGGCGTGTCCCCGTTCGTGCGGCGGGCGCTGCCCGGCCGAGCCGCCGCGCTGCGCCCCGGGCGTGCCCGCCGTGCTGGacggctgctcctgctgcctggtgTGCGCCCGGCAGCGCGGCGAGCGCTGCTCCGCGCTGCTGCCCTGCGACGAGAGCAGCGGCCTCTACTGCGACCGCGGCCCCGAGGACGGCGCGGCCGCCGGCATCTGCATGG TGCTGGAGGGGGACAACTGCGTGTTTGATGGGATGATTTATCGCAATGGGGAGAcgttccagcccagctgcaagTACCAGTGCACCTGCCGCGACGGCCAGATCGGCTGCCTGCCCCGCTGCAACTTGGACCTGCTGCTCCCCGGCCCCGACTGCCCCTTCCCCAGAAAAGTCGAAGTCCCTGGAGAGTGCTGTGAGAAGTGGGTCTGCGACCCTGATGATGAAgtgattttgggaggttttgccATGGCTG CCTACAGGCAAGAGGCCACGCTCGGGATTGTGTCAGATTCAAGTGCCAATTGTATTGAGCAGACAACAGAATGGAGTGCTTGTTCCACCAGCTGTGGAATGGGCTTTTCCACCCGTGTTACCAACAGGAATCAACAGTGTGAGATGGTGAAGCAGACACGGCTTTGCATGATAAGGCCCTGTGAAAATGAAGAGTCATCTGATAAG AAAGGGAAGAGATGTGTCCGGACGAGGAAGGCCGCGAGAGCCGTTCGCTACGAGTACCGGAACTGCACGAGCGTGCAGGCGTACCGGCCGCGCTTCTGCGGGCTCTGCAGCGACGGGCGCTGCTGCACCCCGCACAGCACCAGAACCATCCACGTCCACTTCCGCTGCCCCCAGGGCAACGGCCTCAAAAAGCCCATGATGCTGATCAACACCTGTGTCTGCCACAGCAACTGTCCTCAGGGTAACGTGGTTTTCTTCCAGCCCTTAGACCCCACGTCTAGTGAAGCAAAATTATGA